A section of the Rhodothermus profundi genome encodes:
- a CDS encoding DUF5687 family protein, whose translation MRPQRSRLRLLVGLWHRCASRQRALVQHPVERWLLRIVLGLSIAGAFVWGLLAAWMLPLRSLSLHTLHSALLGLLLLWPLLLSLWQSGPQLPVHAWLVWPVTRNWLAHGLQMLSLLHAGNAWLLLFLLGIWAKGIAPSFSLASNLGWLATAGLLLTLAQWITNGLRILRYSYPTSYVLIWLGGIVGIGLLSTQDGLSWLAGQTLDRALNQPASVLWILLVVNICCYLLSLLPIRKSLFVDHPFMFPLSSALSTRPRWTASGIWRLVRLQLLLIWRHRFTRMMLFLPLLFGLMGSIQFGVGLQQNAWIYTATGTGFLLGSSLHFLIHMLSWQSTYAAALFTWPISYQDLGRATLWVALGPASTGFLTGAGIVFLIDPSVLIHLLVLYGYLVGWVHPILLWQMPLHGVRVQLHPQSVSPSGPPHRRPFRLIGLVLLLIGLAVGGITAGKWGLLMLALLGGVGLLMLPLWLDLFEVQMHRQKHSLLVHLQAV comes from the coding sequence ATGAGACCGCAGAGGTCCCGACTGCGTTTGCTGGTAGGGCTCTGGCACCGCTGTGCTTCCCGACAGCGGGCCCTGGTGCAGCATCCCGTAGAACGGTGGTTGCTCCGCATTGTCCTGGGCTTAAGCATCGCGGGCGCCTTTGTCTGGGGTCTTCTGGCGGCCTGGATGCTCCCCTTACGGTCTCTCTCGCTGCATACGCTCCATAGTGCGCTCTTAGGGCTGCTGCTCCTCTGGCCACTTTTGCTTTCACTCTGGCAGTCGGGCCCCCAATTGCCGGTGCACGCATGGCTGGTATGGCCGGTTACGCGCAACTGGCTGGCCCATGGGCTCCAGATGCTCAGCTTACTTCACGCAGGAAATGCCTGGCTTCTGCTTTTTCTGCTGGGTATCTGGGCGAAAGGCATTGCCCCTTCGTTTTCTCTGGCGTCAAACCTGGGATGGCTGGCAACGGCCGGCTTGCTGCTTACCCTTGCGCAATGGATAACGAATGGGCTGCGCATCCTTCGCTATAGCTACCCCACGAGTTATGTATTGATATGGCTGGGCGGCATCGTGGGCATCGGACTTTTGAGCACGCAGGACGGACTCTCCTGGCTGGCCGGGCAAACGCTTGATCGCGCGTTAAATCAACCGGCCTCGGTCCTCTGGATACTGCTTGTTGTGAATATATGCTGCTACCTTTTGTCCTTACTGCCCATCCGAAAATCTCTGTTTGTGGACCACCCTTTTATGTTTCCCCTATCGTCTGCTTTATCTACGCGTCCACGCTGGACCGCGTCAGGCATCTGGCGCCTGGTGCGGCTACAACTGCTTTTAATCTGGCGACATCGCTTTACAAGAATGATGCTATTTCTACCTCTGCTGTTTGGGTTGATGGGTTCCATTCAGTTCGGAGTAGGTTTGCAGCAAAATGCCTGGATTTATACCGCAACAGGTACAGGGTTTCTGTTAGGGTCTTCCCTGCATTTCCTGATCCATATGCTCAGTTGGCAGAGCACATACGCAGCGGCTCTGTTTACCTGGCCGATATCCTATCAGGATCTGGGACGGGCAACGTTGTGGGTTGCGCTGGGACCGGCTTCAACTGGCTTTCTCACAGGTGCGGGCATTGTATTTTTAATTGACCCGTCGGTGCTTATCCATCTGCTTGTTCTCTATGGCTATCTGGTAGGCTGGGTGCATCCTATTTTGCTCTGGCAAATGCCGTTACATGGCGTGCGCGTCCAGCTCCATCCCCAATCTGTTAGTCCATCAGGTCCTCCTCATCGACGTCCCTTTCGTCTCATCGGTCTTGTGCTGCTGCTTATCGGGCTGGCGGTGGGAGGCATAACGGCCGGAAAGTGGGGCTTGCTGATGCTGGCCCTGTTAGGTGGGGTGGGTCTATTAATGCTTCCGCTCTGGCTTGATCTGTTTGAAGTACAGATGCATCGTCAAAAGCATTCCCTCCTGGTCCACCTGCAAGCAGTATAG